In Zea mays cultivar B73 chromosome 7, Zm-B73-REFERENCE-NAM-5.0, whole genome shotgun sequence, the following proteins share a genomic window:
- the LOC100272784 gene encoding Interferon developmental regulator family — MGKSKKSKARGGGDDLIDSSDADSVGSSSTALSDLSISYATEHVNSQEFVLDKYIDALYEKRGSTREAALVKLVDAFESFMLHGLVENRYATLLSQFNNSVKKGSTKEFFLASHAIGLLAITLGAGNSSHEIMEESHPQLCRVLQAWSDASKMIPALDCLAVITFVGATDLAETESSLKAMWDVIHPKSGSNVGTVRKPRPPVLAAAVSAWTFLLTTVGSWRINTDSWKEPIAFLSTLLEADDRAVRMAAGEALVLCFELNLLDVSSCEDGDVNTGGTGGSKNKLFLDMQALKAKISGLASNLSAEAGGKGADKKNLTDQRDLFQRILDFVKYGDCPEESIKIAGKRDVLRVSSWSELIQLNFLKRFLGKGFLKHVQENGLLQDIFDIKVDKTETLSSTDKKIFRSEEEKERALRLNKERRLAQVRKNAVMLDE; from the exons ATGGGGAAGA GCAAGAAGAGCAAGGCCCGCGGCGGCGGGGACGACCTGATCGACAGCAGCGACGCCGACAGCGTCGGCTCGTCGTCCACCGCGCTGTCGGATCTCTCCATCTCGTACGCCACCGAGCACGTCAACTCGCAGGAGTTCGTCCTCGACAAGTACATCGACGCGCTCTACGAGAAGAG GGGATCTACAAGAGAGGCAGCATTGGTTAAACTCGTTGATGCCTTCGAAAGTTTTATGCTCCATGGCCTTGTGGAGAACAG GTATGCCACTTTGCTGAGTCAATTCAACAATTCTGTCAAAAAGGGATCTACTAAGGAGTTTTTTCTGGCATCTCATGCCATTG GGTTACTGGCTATTACACTTGGTGCTGGGAAcagttcacatgaaataatggagGAGTCACATCCCCAACTGTGTAGGGTGCTTCAAGCTTGGTCCGATGCATCAAAGATGATACCT GCACTTGATTGTTTGGCTGTCATCACCTTTGTTGGCGCAACTGATCTGGCTGAAACAGAGTCATCTTTGAAAGCCATGTGGGATGTGATTCATCCAAAATCTGGTTCAAAT GTGGGAACTGTTCGGAAACCTAGACCTCCTGTGTTAGCAGCTGCTGTATCTGCATGGACGTTTCTTTTGACTACTGTTGGTTCATGGAGGATAAATACTGATAGTTGGAAAGA GCCCATTGCATTTCTCTCTACTCTTTTGGAAGCAGATGATCGTGCTGTTAGAATGGCTGCTGGTGAAGCATTGGTTTTGTGCTTTGAGCTAAATCTGCTTGATGTTTCTTCTTGTGAGGATGGTGATGTTAACACAGGGGGAACTGGTGGTTCTAAGAACAAGCTTTTCCTGGATATGCAAGCATTAAAAGCCAAAATATCAGGTCTGGCCTCGAATCTCTCTGCTGAGGCTGGGGGGAAAGGTGCAGATAAGAAGAACCTTACTGACCAAAGAGACTTGTTTCAACGAATCTTAGATTTTGTCAAG TATGGTGACTGCCCTGAAGAATCAATCAAGATTGCTGGAAAACGTGATGTTTTAAGGGTGTCATCGTGGTCTGAATTAATCCAG TTGAATTTCTTAAAGCGGTTCCTGGGGAAAGGCTTTCTGAAGCATGTGCAG GAGAATGGACTTCTCCAGGATATCTTTGACATTAAGGTTGACAAAACTGAAACCTTGTCGTCCACTGATAAG AAAATTTTTAGgtccgaagaggaaaaagaaagAGCTCTGAGATTAAACAAGGAACGTCGTCTAGCCCAG GTAAGGAAGAATGCCGTCATGTTGGATGAGTAA
- the LOC103633371 gene encoding pentatricopeptide repeat-containing protein At1g25360 translates to MPRPPPPHGVTSLPHQCSVLLRRLAASRSLASSSYFLRALRCLHARLLTSALLHAPPHPHLTLRLIHLYTLSRDLPAAATLFCADPCPVSATSLVAAYAAADRLPAAVSFFDAVPPARRDTVLHNAVISAYARASHAAPAVAVFRSLLASGSLRPDDYSFTALLSAGGHLPNISVRHCAQLHCSVLKSGAGGALSVCNALVALYMKCESPEATRDARKVLDEMPNKDDLTWTTMVVGYVRRGDVGAARSVFEEVDGKFDVVWNAMISGYVHSGMAVEAFELFRRMVLERVPLDEFTFTSVLSACANVGLFAHGKSVHGQIIRLQPNFVPEAALPVNNALVTFYSKCGNIAVARRIFDNMTLKDVVSWNTILSGYVESSCLDKAVEVFEEMPYKNELSWMVMVSGYVHGGFAEDALKLFNKMRSENVKPCDYTYAGAIAACGELGALKHGKQLHGHIVQLGFEGSNSAGNALITMYARCGAVKEAHLMFLVMPNIDSVSWNAMISALGQHGHGREALELFDRMVAEGIYPDRISFLTVLTACNHSGLVDEGFRYFESMKRDFGIIPGEDHYTRLIDLLGRAGRIGEARDLIKTMPFEPTPSIWEAILSGCRTSGDMELGAHAADQLFKMTPQHDGTYILLSNTYSAAGCWVDAARVRKLMRDRGVKKEPGCSWIEAGNKVHVFLVGDTKHPEAHEVYKFLEMVGAKMRKLGYVPDTKVVLHDMEPHQKEHILFAHSERLAVGFGLLNLPPGATVTVLKNLRICDDCHAAIMFMSKAVGREIVVRDVRRFHHFKDGECSCGNYW, encoded by the coding sequence ATGCCGCGGCCACCGCCGCCGCACGGGGTCACCTCCTTGCCCCATCAATGCTCCGTCCTCCTGCGGCGCCTCGCCGCGAGCCGTTCCCTGGCCTCTTCCTCCTACTTCCTCCGCGCACTCCGCTGCCTCCACGCGCGCCTCCTCACCTCCGCGCTCCTCCATGCGCCGCCGCACCCGCACCTCACCCTCCGCCTCATCCACCTCTACACTCTCTCCCGAGACCTCCCCGCCGCCGCGACCCTCTTCTGCGCCGACCCGTGCCCCGTTTCCGCCACTTCCCTCGTCGCCGCGTACGCCGCCGCGGACCGCCTCCCCGCCGCCGTCTCCTTCTTCGACGCCGTCCCGCCGGCGCGCCGCGACACCGTTCTCCACAACGCCGTGATCTCCGCCTACGCCCGCGCGTCCCACGCTGCGCCCGCGGTTGCCGTGTTCCGCTCCCTGCTCGCCTCCGGCTCCCTTCGGCCCGACGACTACTCATTCACCGCGCTACTGAGCGCCGGGGGCCACCTGCCCAACATTTCTGTCCGGCACTGCGCGCAGCTACATTGCTCAGTGCTGAAGTCCGGCGCCGGGGGTGCCTTGTCGGTGTGCAACGCGCTCGTTGCCCTGTACATGAAATGTGAATCGCCCGAGGCGACACGAGATGCACGGAAGGTGCTCGACGAAATGCCGAATAAGGACGACCTTACGTGGACTACTATGGTCGTTGGCTATGTTAGGAGAGGCGACGTTGGTGCTGCAAGATCAGTTTTCGAGGAGGTTGATGGGAAGTTTGATGTTGTGTGGAATGCCATGATCTCAGGGTATGTTCATTCAGGAATGGCTGTGGAGGCGTTTGAGCTGTTTAGAAGGATGGTATTGGAAAGGGTGCCTCTTGATGAGTTCACATTTACTAGTGTTCTGAGTGCTTGTGCAAATGTTGGCCTCTTTGCACATGGGAAATCTGTCCATGGTCAGATTATTCGGCTGCAGCCAAATTTTGTACCTGAGGCAGCTCTCCCTGTTAACAACGCCTTGGTGACCTTCTACTCAAAGTGTGGGAATATTGCTGTTGCAAGAAGGATATTTGACAATATGACATTGAAGGATGTCGTTTCTTGGAACACCATTTTGTCGGGGTATGTTGAGAGCAGCTGTTTGGACAAGGCGGTCGAAGTATTTGAGGAGATGCCATATAAAAATGAGTTGTCATGGATGGTGATGGTATCAGGATATGTGCATGGAGGATTTGCTGAAGATGCACTTAAACTGTTTAACAAGATGAGGTCTGAGAATGTCAAGCCGTGTGACTACACCTATGCTGGTGCTATTGCTGCATGTGGCGAGCTCGGGGCACTGAAGCATGGAAAGCAGCTTCATGGGCATATTGTGCAGCTTGGTTTTGAGGGGAGCAATTCTGCAGGAAACGCACTCATTACCATGTATGCTAGATGTGGTGCTGTGAAAGAAGCTCATCTTATGTTTCTTGTGATGCCCAATATTGACTCTGTTTCGTGGAATGCTATGATTTCAGCCCTTGGGCAGCATGGACATGGAAGAGAGGCACTAGAACTCTTTGATCGCATGGTTGCTGAAGGCATATATCCTGATAGGATCTCTTTCCTCACAGTATTGACAGCTTGCAATCACTCTGGTCTCGTAGATGAAGGCTTTCGATATTTCGAGTCCATGAAGAGGGACTTTGGCATTATACCTGGAGAAGATCACTATACGCGACTGATTGATTTGCTCGGTCGAGCTGGACGGATTGGAGAAGCTAGAGACTTGATCAAGACGATGCCTTTTGAGCCTACCCCATCCATTTGGGAGGCAATTCTTTCTGGTTGCCGGACTAGTGGAGATATGGAACTTGGTGCTCATGCTGCTGACCAGCTCTTTAAGATGACACCACAGCATGATGGTACATATATCCTTTTGTCTAACACTTACTCAGCTGCGGGATGTTGGGTAGATGCTGCCAGAGTAAGGAAGCTAATGCGTGATCGAGGGGTTAAGAAGGAACCTGGGTGCAGCTGGATAGAAGCTGGAAACAAAGTTCATGTGTTTCTCGTTGGTGATACAAAACATCCAGAAGCACATGAAGTTTACAAATTCCTTGAAATGGTTGGCGCCAAGATGAGAAAGCTTGGATATGTTCCTGATACAAAGGTTGTATTGCATGACATGGAGCCTCATCAGAAGGAACATATATTATTTGCGCATAGTGAGCGACTGGCGGTTGGTTTTGGACTCCTAAACTTGCCTCCTGGAGCTACGGTTACAGTTCTTAAGAACTTGAGAATATGTGATGATTGTCATGCTGCAATAATGTTCATGTCAAAGGCTGTCGGAAGAGAGATTGTTGTTAGAGATGTTAGACGGTTTCACCATTTCAAGGATGGAGAATGTTCGTGTGGTAACTATTGGTGA
- the LOC103634365 gene encoding uncharacterized protein, with translation MLAYGLTFDNLAWYYIGMEPTGVVALLLRRGGDVLSAARHGAETELPTGASPARSCACRVHQAVTRRLSSAGSRAAASSPPASLRSPPPVRLYRRWPPPRLKCGPCCWPLLQLVQKGPATDVAGRPVSTATNASNPWWLTFEKAIASAGGELSKPEILSSTTDSRFARQLGIPALGFSPMTSTPILLHDHNEFLEDRVFLRGIQVYEHVIRALSSFQG, from the exons ATGCTAGCATACGGTCTTACCTTTGACAACCTTGCATGGTACTACATCGGCATGGAGCCTACTGGGGTCGTCGCTTTGCTGCTCCGACGCGGCGGGGACGTTCTGTCCGCGGCGCGGCACGGCGCGGAAACAGAGCTACCGACAGGTGCGTCGCCGGCCCGGAGCTGCGCCTGC AGAGTTCATCAGGCAGTCACGCGGCGGCTCTCCTCCGCAGGCAGTCGCGCGGCGGCCTCATCCCCGCCGGCGAGCCTCCGCTCCCCTCCGCCGGTACGCCTCTATCGCCGGTGGCCTCCCCCTCGGCTGAAATGCGGTCCTTGTTGCTGGCCATTGCTGCAGCTGGTGCAGAAAGGTCCGGCGACGGATGTGGCCGGACGTCCCGTATCCACAGCGACGAACGCGTCGAACCCGTGGTGGCTGACGTTCGAGAAGGCCATCGCCTCCGCAGGTGGGGAGCTGTCTAAGCCTGAGATCCTGTCTTCGACCACGGACTCACGCTTTGCGAGGCAGCTGGGCATCCCTGCCCTCGGGTTTTCTCCGATGACCAGTACGCCGATACTGCTACATGACCATAACGAG TTTCTGGAAGACAGAGTGTTCCTGAGGGGCATCCAAGTGTACGAACATGTCATCAGAGCACTAAGCTCGTTCCAAGGCTGA
- the LOC103634366 gene encoding long chain base biosynthesis protein 2a — MGAQTIVFLNLEGRTSNTTRCLNLGSYNYLGFAAADEYCTPRVIESLKKYSASTCSVRVDGGTTKFHNELEELPARFVGKLAAILFGMGYVTNSAIIPCLIGKGGLIISDSLNHNSIVNGARGSGATVRVFQHNSPAHLEEVLREQIASGQPRTHRPWKRIIVIVEGIYSMEGELCKLPEIIVVSKKYKAYTYLDEAHSIGAVGQSGRGVCELLGVDLADVDIMMGTFTKSFGSCGGYIAASKVHTTESDCITL, encoded by the exons ATGGGAG CTCAAACAATCGTATTCCTTAATCTAGAAGG GCGTACCTCGAATACCACCAGATGCCTCAACCTGGGCTCCTACAACTACCTTGGCTTTGCTGCAGCAGATGAATACTGCACACCACGTGTTATTGAGTCTCTCAAGAAATACTCAGCAAGTACCTGCAGTGTTCGTGTCGATGGTG GTACGACCAAGTTTCACAATGAGCTAGAGGAGTTGCCTGCGCGTTTTGTTGGAAAGCTTGCTGCTATCCTATTTGGCATGGGTTATGTTACAAACTCTGCCATCATTCCATGCCTAATTGGAAAG GGTGGACTGATAATTAGTGACTCTCTGAATCATAACTCAATTGTCAATGGCGCAAGAGGATCCGGTGCAACTGTTAGGGTTTTCCAGCATAACT CCCCTGCTCATTTGGAAGAGGTCCTGAGAGAGCAGATAGCTAGTGGTCAACCACGGACACACAGACCATGGAAGAGGATCATTGTCATTGTTGAGGGTATCTATAGCATGGAAGGGGAGCTGTGTAAACTCCCTGAGATTATAGTTGTCTCCAAGAAATACAAG GCCTACACATATCTGGATGAGGCCCATAGCATTGGTGCTGTTGGGCAGTCTGGCCGCGGTGTTTGTGAGCTCCTTGGGGTTGACCTAGCTGATGTAGACATAATGATGGGTACTTTTACCAAGTCTTTTGGATCATGTGGTGGATATATTGCCGCATCAAAGGTACATACTACTGAAAGTGACTGTATTACACTGTAG